ATGACATGCTATAAGGCAATTGGAAAGTTCATTATTGTTGTGATTTGCGTAAGTGAAAGAAAGTGAATGATTCTGAGTGGTACTATCCATCCTCCCTCATCAACAAGCTTTCAGGAATGCTGGGCATAACTTTACAACTTGAACAAAAACCCAGAGTGAATATTTCCTGGGCACCCACTTCATGCTGGGCAGCATCCTAAGTGCTTTGTCTGAATTATCTCAACTAACCTTCTACGACCCTAGGAAGTAGGCATTATTATTTCCCCCATTGGATAGAGAAGAaactaagaaatagaaaaattaagtgGCATGCCTAACATTATACAGCTAATAGGTGATGGAGCTGAAATTTGAACCTGAGCAGCTTGAAGCCAGAGCCTGTGTTCTTAACCACTAGCTTGATTTCTTCCCAGATAATCTCCAGCTATATCCTGTGATCTCAAGAAATCACAATACAATGTTTTAAATTAGTTTaatgtgttttaatttataaGGGGAATATTTATCCTGTAAAAGTTGGTAGCAATCTATTGGTCCTAGACAAAAGAGTCAAGAGCATTAATTTTCAAACATTAGTGTGCATAAGGAACACCTGGGTGCTTGTTAAATTGCAGATTCCTGAGCCCTGTCTTAGACCTACTGCATAAAATGTCAGGAAATGTAATCCAGGAATGTGTACTTTTAACAAGTACCTTGAGTAATTCTGATGCAGGTGATCCACACATCATACTTTGAGAAGCCTGACCTGAGTAATGCAATAAAAACCAATAGAAAGTAATGCACATTTGTATTTATAGAGcatctttaaaaaagtattctaGAGGGCTCCAAGTCCTCATTAGTTCTCTCCCAAAGACCAGTATGTTCAATGGAAAATAACTCTAGGAGTGGGTCCTGCCCTGGAGTACAGAGAAGTATATGGTAGGGCCTGAAAATCAGGTAGTGTCTGTTAATTTCCCCACCCAGAGTTCTTTTCCTTAAATTGTTTTCAGGAAACAGACAAGACAATGTATTCATGATGAATCCCTTAGCTTCTGCTCCTGTGTCTCTTACTTGCAATCATTAAAAACTTCTCCATCTGCCCCATATGCAATATCTAGGGGTGGTTCTAAGGCCTGCATTGCAAAGGCAATGCAACATATCTCCTGGATGAAGTCACTGAGAAGGCAAAAGTCAACGACAGGAGGGAATGAAATCTTGGGATTGACATTCATGGCTCGGATCACATCCTGAAAAACAAAAGATGGCATCACTTTGTTACCAGCCTGTGACAAAAACACTCTGACATCCTAAGAATATTAGGACTCATGGGAGGTGGGAAAAGAGAATGTGAGCCAAAACAAGTTAAAGCAGAAAAACAGTACATGTGTTAAAAGGAGAAAGATGTTGCCACGCAttcacagggaagaaggaaagagtagAAATGACAGAGTAAAAGCCAAGAGAGTccaaaaaagcaaggaaaaaaaccttctgtggcttttatttatcatttccttatttttctattCTGGTCAAGGGTATGATGTGCCAACACAGAACTCTGAATTGTTCATAATCCATAACAATCATTACAATAGTTTGCTTTTATTGATTGTTAACTCTGTGCCATGTCTTGTGCTAAGCAAATTGCCtactttctttcatttaatcctctcaatgaCTCTATGGAGTAATGAACATTGTTACTCCCACTTaaggatgagaaaactaaagcataCAGAGATTAAGTAAATGTGtaggatcacacagctagtaagtgtcaGAGTCAGGAAGCAAATCCATACTTACTTTTCCCAAAATCCTTGCTCTTAAGAACTATGATATTCCATCTCCTGATCATAACAGCCTATCTAAAGAAACTCAGACAATTTTTCCCCATAATATGTTTAAGGAAGAAACAGTTAATAATGGCAGGTGCTACCAAGTAAATTGAATgctgttcctttcttctttttcattacaTAGAATTAATACTAAATACTGGATGGATTTCTGAGTTATTAGTACTCAATATaaactgcagcagcagcagcaaaccaGTCCTAATAAGAGACTCAACACTTACATTGACACTGCTTTGAGAATCATATAGATCAAGATGACAAATGACATAATCCGAGACAGCATTCTCAAAGTCGTTCGACCCCACGTAAGATGGTGTCAACGATTTTCTCACACGGATCTTGAAGTGTCTGAATGCCATTTTTGCTACATGGAATGCCTCCTGCACATAAAAATGCAGCAAATTTATTTGGTGAAAAGAGGTGAGTGAAGAGATCCAAAACAAGGAATTAGAAAGAATCCGAGCTTCAACATCATATTGGTCTTCTGATAACTAAATAGAGTtgatcaaaaacatttttaatctggaagaaaatacatctctaattttgaaaaatacataaacatataataaTCCATGCTCACTAATATCAAGACAGTTGACTATTGTTCTAGAAATTCTGAGTGCAGGAAGCAGAACAGTGCAGAAATTGAAGGAAATAAATCCCCTGCTATGAGCCCATAGCAATATCACATTACTGgtcaagaaataagagaaaattatcAGCCTAGTGTTTATGTTATAAACACATATCCAGACTCAGACATGTGTCCTGGCATatgttaattcaacaaatatttattaaatgcttatggTGTGGTAAGCGTTGGGAAAACTCAGTTATGCAAGGAAGATGTGGCCTGTACATTGACAGAGCTTTAACTAACTCAGTAAGTGGTTCTTAATTATATAAACCAGGGGATGGCAAACGTTTTTCAATCAGGAGTCAGATAGCAAATATTGTGTGCATGTTGAGCTACATACAGtttccgtcttttttttttttttacaaccctttaaaaatctaaaaacattCTTACATTCTTAGCTTTCAGACAGTAGTATTTCTCTTAGAAATATGAGCCAGGTCCAGATATGGTCCATAGATCATGGTTTGCTAACCctgatttaaatgaataaatacaggaTAAAGTTCAGTATTTCTGATAATTCTGCTCTCAtaccaatgttttgttttgtttctaaatatttaacaattctCCTCATGAACTCTCAGTATCTTAGTATGGCCCTAACCCATAGAACAAACATATTTGTTTTGGAAATTAAGGATACATATGTGCACTTTTAAAATTTGCCATACTCAAATAGCTGATATGTAAGCAGTTTTAATAACTACTCTTAATAAACAGAAGCATTAACACAATCACAaccttctcatttttttaagaACTAAAGTAAACCAAATGACAGCCATTAGCAATAATATATCCACTGTGTGTGCATATGCCCATATTAGACAAAAGGTACAGTGCAAATCTACTTTGTATAAACCCATTTGAGATAGTCCTGCGTTTATGGATACTTCTTAAACAAATGCCTGGTCAatataactaactaaataaataaagattatatAACTATTCATATATATAGTtgaatagttatatatatatatgaatataactattcatacatatatatgaatagtTATTGATTGTGAAAATGATTCATCCCCCAAATATTTGTaatgaaagggaaggaaggaaggagagagagagaagaaggaaaaaatggtggaagaaggaagaaagggaggaaagaaggaggaagagatggagagagggagggaaagagaaaggaagggagggagggagggagggagggaaggaaggagagagggagagagacgggaagagacaaagaggaaggaaagaaaggagggagggagggagggatggagggaagaaggaaggaaggaaggaaggaaggaaggaaggaaggaaggaaggaaggagataggaaaggaggaagaaagggaaggaggaagaaagagaaggaaggagacagaTGGGGAGACTGGAATCTCCCCCACttcagtgacctcaggatccaccaGTCTTTGTAAGTCGTTCCATTCACGTTACCAAACTTGTCTCCCAGCTGCCCTAAGGAGCCGGGAGTCCCGCAGGCGTCACATACCACTGTGGCGATGTAGATGATCCGCTGAACGGTCTCAGCCTTTTCGATGCAGCGCCGCAGCAGGCACTGCGCGTCCAGGCGGGCCTGGGAATAGGAATCGCTGAACCGGGACAAGAGGGCAGCCTTGCGCGCCACATTGGACAGCTTGGAGCGGTTTGGGGACGGGCTCCTGACCTTGACAGCGGTGGAGGGGCTGGCGGATCTGCTGCGGCTGCAGCTACGGCTgcgaggggcagggctgggagacCGGCTCCTGGAGGACCTGTTGGTGAGAATCAGTCAGGGAAATCCTTTGCTTTGCTTCTTGAGTAAAGCAAAGATCACCTGGTGGCCAATGAATCCGACCATCCGGAGGCAAAACTCCTTATCTGAGGAATTCAGAAGTGATTAGACTTCCCTATTATCTGACTCCAGCATCTGGTACTAGACTTCTTTCCCAAAAATTTATAAGCAACTAGAATCTCTATACATCTCCAGAATGCATGCGTTCTTAAAAATCGGTTCCATTTTGACCCATAAATGCTAAAAAAGAagcatataattttcttttgtaatccCTAATACATCAAATTGGCCTATTAATGGAACTTCGCATCACAATATTATTTTACAAGTAGACGCATTTTACCAGACCCTCAAAAAGGGTATGTTCTGGTCTTTTTGTCTTTATCCCATATGTTCAGGTCTTTTTGGCTTTATCCCAAAACTCAAGATTACATAAAAATTTTCATGTATCCTTCCAAGAAACTTCCTCCCTCCTAGATTCTAGTGTCTTAGATGACCCTTTTGCCTATCACACTGTCCTcagcctgctcctgcttcacctacACTCTCCCCATCTGCTCCATCCCCTAATCAACCACCCCCATGTCCAGATACTTTATCCCTCTCAGATACTTACACAGGAGTTACATATGCCACTAGTACAGAGTCCTCGGAAAATCCCCAAATGTTTTGCCTCTCTGTGAGGTAGCTAATGGAGATTTAGGAGCaatccaagttcatgtcccttttccaatgtctgatttttcacaaatttAATCCAAGTCTGGGTTCATTTAGCCAGGATCCCTCTAAGTTCATTCAAGAATTTTGGGCTTTAACTATTGCCTTTGATTGAACCTAGCAAGACATATTTGTGGTATTAACTACTTGCTGTTCCCATGAAGAAAGGTCACGCATATGGTCAAGCTTGGGCAGATGAAGCTCATGTTCATAATCCTAACAATGATAAAGCCAGGGCAGAAGCTGTCCCTGACACAGAACCCAATTGGCAATACCAGGCCACTGATGCCGGCCTAAAGAGAGGCAGGGGCAGATGAGATGATATGATCTCTTGTTTGttggaagaaatgaaaaaggcaGTAATAAAACctgttaatttttctaaattacaAGAAATCACTCAGGAGCCATCTGAGAGCCCCATCCTTTTCTAGGCTACACTGGTGGAGGATGTGCACAAGTTTTGACCCCCAAATCCCTAAGAACCTATCCATTCTGGCCATACATTTTGTAAGTCAGACTTCCCCGGACATCAGacaaaaactccaaaaattagagcAAGGCCCACAAACTCCCTTTCTTACTTTATTAAATGTAGGCTTTAAGATTTTCAGTAATCAAGaggaaatatccaaaataaaaacagttcCATTGGAGGAGGAAAAATGTCAGCACCACACTAATTACATGGTGACAGCATTGGCACATTCTTTTTCATTAGCCAATAACCCCAAGGCTTGTCCCCATAACACTAACAGAACAGGGTCCCATCATGGCTGCAGAAATCCAAGACACTAGAGTAGAAAATGTCCAAAACCTCCAGGTTACAAGCCACCCCCAGGACCCTGTTCTCACTGCAAACAAGAGCATCATTAGAAAAATGAGTGCCCCTCCCTCCCTTGTGACAGAGAGGCAATTCTTTCTCCTAAGCCATCACAGCCACAACCTCACCCACATACCTGACAAGGGGCTTCTGCAGAACAAGGACAAGGGGAAGGACATGCACCTCTAACTCTATTCCTGGATTATAACCAAGCCTCTGAAAGTCATCCTCTAGATGACTGGTGGGGCCTTGAGTCCTTCCAGGCCCctgtgttttccttttctatgGATGAGCCTTGGGTAAATCTAATTGCGGCTGAGCAAGTCTTCTTATCACACTTTCCTACCCCAACCATTTCTCTCCATGCTGGTAAAATGGGAAATATTTCCACCTTTGTGTAATCGTAGTCCTCCTCCCACCATCCATACTTACAATATCATTGGAACTTCTGTAATTTGTAATGTTACTTTAGGATGTACACCCTGTTATAATGGTACTCCTGTGGGTAACATTAACCCATCTGAGGCCTTAGGCTCTTACAACAAAACTCTGAATCTATCTCATCACTGCCCATTTTTAAGCCTTTCAAACAAACCAGTATAGTAAGGCCTCCAGTATACACCACCCCTTGCACTCCCAATACCACTCATGTATGTTACTAGAATGATATAACCAACGTTGGAAATAACCATCATGCCACTTATATCCTATCCATTGCACATACACTTCCCTGGTTTTGAACACCACCGCCGCGCCCCCCACTCACCCAACCAGTTGGGACATTAACGTGACTTTTCCTCTCATATGTTGCCTCTCAAAAACTGTCAAGAGGCCCCTTTCCTttgtttccaacattttaatcaaaCCAATCAACACCGTATTACCTGGCTGCCCCTCCTGGGCTCTTATGGCTTTGCGGCACTGCTAAAAGTTATTTAAACTCCTTTCAAGCTTTGGCTTTATTCTATCTTCATAATTCTCTTCATTATGGTGTTTGTACTCCAGGTACAATAGTTCCCACCCAAATCACTGTCCTGAACATAACTTCCAATCTAGAATCCCATTCTAGAAGAAAAAGGACCTTGGGATTTATTGTGACCAGAGTTGTGGGAACTATCGCAACTCTTGCCCCTTGGGGAGGTTTCACTTACCATGAAATCACTACGGGAACTTACCACCTCCCTTGAAATACTGGCAAATACTGGCTTAGCAAATACTGGTGCAAGTCTATTGTTGCTAGAAAAGTCTTTAGGCTCACTAGCAGAAATGGTTTTTGAAATAGACGAGCTCTAGATTATCTCCTAGCTGAACAAGTTGCTGTCATCAGTAAAACCTGTTGATCCACATTAATGTGTCTGGAAAAGTGGAAACTCATGTCCAAGAAATTTTCAAACACGGTAAATGGCTAAACACACTCTCCCAAAGTAACAAAAACTGGGCCAGAACCTTTACTGACTGGTTTCCAAAAATCCcttggctcaatcatagctcacggcagcttCAAACACCTGGTCTAAAaagttcctcctgcctcagcctccagaggatctaggaccacaggcatacccagctaatttattcattttttttaactttttttagagatgagttcttgccatgttgcccaggcttgtctagaactcctgggctcaagcagtcttccccaccacaacctcctaagtagctggaattcccAGTTTTCACATACATAACTTTTGCCCTATTttagggtggaggtggggattgGAAGGTCAGATGAGCAAATAGATGTGGAAGTACTGGGTATATTGTAAACTACTGTATCAGTAAAAAGTTATATTGTCCTTAAGTACGAAGTAAATTATCAGACTAGCTAGCCTGAAGTAAATGGGTCTCCATAAAGGGAGGTTTTACAGGTGGGGATTGGAAGGTCAGATGAGCAAAAGGTAATGCAAAACTGAGTACAACAGCCAGGGAGGTTGGGTTGGATAGGGCAAGACTTATTTATGGTGTTGGCCAAttcccatggtgtaaatactACCACCACGTCAAACAGGCACAGAATAGGTTCTTGGAAGCCAATACAAGTTGGCACAAACAAAACACTGGCAGAATGATTCCCCCAAATTAAAGACTGTGGTGACATTTAGAGAATGGGAATGGGGGCTCTCACAGCCTGGAGCAGAACACATTAGGGGCTTGAGGGgggttgttaaaaagaataagggAAATGCAGAGACTCCAGAGAAACATCTACTTTGTCCTTACTTAACACTGTCTGGATGACCTGTTTTAAAATCTGTCCATAAGTAGAAAGGGATTTCACAAGAACACTTCACCTACACGTGCCATCAAAGTCagatataaaagagaaatacCCTGCAGTGAAATGGACAGTATCCCTGGAGAGAGGACTCCCAGGCCTCAGAGAAAATGACCCTCATATTACAGAACATAGGCCCGCACAAATCTGGTTTCAGGCCAAAGAACTTTCCttatagccgggcgtggtggctcatgcctgtaatcccagcactttgggaggtggaggcaggcagatcacctgaggtcaagagttcgagaccagcctggccaacatggtaaacccccatctctactaaaagtaaaaacaaaattaactgagcatggtggtgtatgcctgtaatcccagctacttgggaggctgaggcaggagaatcacttgaacccgtgaggcagaagttgcagtgagccaagatcatgccattgcactccagcctgggcgacagagcaggactctgtctcaaaaaaaaaaaagaactttccttcTACATATCTCTCAGCCCAAAGTTAATTAGTGTCCAAGTGCTAGCAACTCAGGAGGTATTTTCTCTCTCTGGAAGGGGTGCAGTTAAGAAAACAGTCCCTTTACAATTCAAAGCTTGGCAGATTGCTAAGGTTTTGGTTCAGggtatcattttatcattttacttattttcccaTCCCCAACCCCTTAACTCAGCAAAAAGAGCCTAAATGAGAAGATCTTTGAGAGTTTGTCTGACCTTCCTTGGAGTGCACATTTCTCAGCAGACAAAACAGCTATCTCCTCCTTCAGATTTCGGAGCTGTTTCTTATAATCGGACATGGCTTCTGTGTCCCACTGGTCGGCATTCCGATTGAGTGAGTTCCACTGCTCAAACTTCCGCTCCTCTGAGCTCTGAGGCTCTGACTGCCTGTTCTCTGAGCTCCTCTGATCTGTGTTTCTGTGGCGGGCATCCTCCTGAGCTTGAAGTGATTTAAGCCTGAACAGCAAAGAGAGAGggcagaggaagggaagagaggagaggggagggagtgaaggaaggaaggaaaggtcaTAAGCAGCAATTGGCATGCTTAACAACAGAGGCTACTCAGCCTGCCATTATTGCATTGGAAAACTCTCATGGAAATACACATGAATGAACAAATCAGCAAGGAGCAGAACTGCCAGGGTCAGGGTGCCACTCCATGTCCGCAGCTTGCATGGGGAAAGGTTCTTAAAGAAAGGACACTCATGCAGATCCTCTAGCAAAAACACCAGACCCATAGTCATACTGTCCCATGTTGGACAGATCTTAACTGCATGCTTATTTGACCTCCGaaagctattcaggaagctggtCTAAAATATAATCTCCTACCCTCATTAGTTCTTTGATTCTCTCAATAGTCTCAActctatttttaacatattaattggaatatttaatattaattagaatCTTTGATTCTCTGAA
The nucleotide sequence above comes from Symphalangus syndactylus isolate Jambi chromosome 10, NHGRI_mSymSyn1-v2.1_pri, whole genome shotgun sequence. Encoded proteins:
- the SPATA18 gene encoding mitochondria-eating protein isoform X7, producing MSDYKKQLRNLKEEIAVLSAEKCALQGRSSRSRSPSPAPRSRSCSRSRSASPSTAVKVRSPSPNRSKLSNVARKAALLSRFSDSYSQARLDAQCLLRRCIEKAETVQRIIYIATVEAFHVAKMAFRHFKIRVRKSLTPSYVGSNDFENAVSDYVICHLDLYDSQSSVNDVIRAMNVNPKISFPPVVDFCLLSDFIQEICCIAFAMQALEPPLDIAYGADGEVFNDCKYRRSYDSDFTAPLVLYHVWPALMENDCVIMKGEAVTRRGAFWNSVRSLSRCRSRSLSPICPRSQIGLNMMSRSRSPSPIRCGLPRF
- the SPATA18 gene encoding mitochondria-eating protein isoform X2; amino-acid sequence: MAENLKRLVSNEALRTLQEKLDCWLKEYNTNTCDQNLNHCLELIEQVAKVQGQLFGILTTAAQEGGRNDGVETIKSRLLPWLEASFTAASLGKSVDSKVPSLQDTFDRERRKDPSPRDRDVQQLDPNLNSTRSQLNQVQDDLAETEKNLEETENRSAISLLAAEEEINQLKKQLKSLQAQEDARHRNTDQRSSENRQSEPQSSEERKFEQWNSLNRNADQWDTEAMSDYKKQLRNLKEEIAVLSAEKCALQGRSSRSRSPSPAPRSRSCSRSRSASPSTAVKVRSPSPNRSKLSNVARKAALLSRFSDSYSQARLDAQCLLRRCIEKAETVQRIIYIATVEAFHVAKMAFRHFKIRVRKSLTPSYVGSNDFENAVSDYVICHLDLYDSQSSVNDVIRAMNVNPKISFPPVVDFCLLSDFIQEICCIAFAMQALEPPLDIAYGADGEVFNDCKYRRSYDSDFTAPLVLYHVWPALMENDCVIMKGEAVTRRGAFWNSVRSLSRCRSRSLSPICPRSQIGLNMMSRSRSPSPIRCGLPRF
- the SPATA18 gene encoding mitochondria-eating protein isoform X4; this translates as MAENLKRLVSNEALRTLQEKLDCWLKEYNTNTCDQNLNHCLELIEQVAKVQGQLFGILTTAAQEGGRNDGVETIKSRLLPWLEASFTAASLGKSVDSKVPSLQDTFDRERRKDPSPRDRDVQQLDPNLNSTRSQLNQVQDELKSLQAQEDARHRNTDQRSSENRQSEPQSSEERKFEQWNSLNRNADQWDTEAMSDYKKQLRNLKEEIAVLSAEKCALQGRSSRSRSPSPAPRSRSCSRSRSASPSTAVKVRSPSPNRSKLSNVARKAALLSRFSDSYSQARLDAQCLLRRCIEKAETVQRIIYIATVEAFHVAKMAFRHFKIRVRKSLTPSYVGSNDFENAVSDYVICHLDLYDSQSSVNDVIRAMNVNPKISFPPVVDFCLLSDFIQEICCIAFAMQALEPPLDIAYGADGEVFNDCKYRRSYDSDFTAPLVLYHVWPALMENDCVIMKGEAVTRRGAFWNSVRSLSRCRSRSLSPICPRSQIGLNMMSRSRSPSPIRCGLPRF
- the SPATA18 gene encoding mitochondria-eating protein isoform X6, whose translation is MMVWKQSSHAFCRGWRLRLLLLPWENLLTARSPLCSLAETEKNLEETENRSAISLLAAEEEINQLKKQLKSLQAQEDARHRNTDQRSSENRQSEPQSSEERKFEQWNSLNRNADQWDTEAMSDYKKQLRNLKEEIAVLSAEKCALQGRSSRSRSPSPAPRSRSCSRSRSASPSTAVKVRSPSPNRSKLSNVARKAALLSRFSDSYSQARLDAQCLLRRCIEKAETVQRIIYIATVEAFHVAKMAFRHFKIRVRKSLTPSYVGSNDFENAVSDYVICHLDLYDSQSSVNDVIRAMNVNPKISFPPVVDFCLLSDFIQEICCIAFAMQALEPPLDIAYGADGEVFNDCKYRRSYDSDFTAPLVLYHVWPALMENDCVIMKGEAVTRRGAFWNSVRSLSRCRSRSLSPICPRSQIGLNMMSRSRSPSPIRCGLPRF
- the SPATA18 gene encoding mitochondria-eating protein isoform X1, which gives rise to MAENLKRLVSNEALRTLQEKLDCWLKEYNTNTCDQNLNHCLELIEQVAKVQGQLFGILTTAAQEGGRNDGVETIKSRLLPWLEASFTAASLGKSVDSKVPSLQDTFDRERRKDPSPRDRDVQQLDPNLNSTRSQLNQVQDDLAETEKNLEETENRSAISLLAAEEEINQLKKQLKSLQAQEDARHRNTDQRSSENRQSEPQSSEERKFEQWNSLNRNADQWDTEAMSDYKKQLRNLKEEIAVLSAEKCALQGRSSRSRSPSPAPRSRSCSRSRSASPSTAVKVRSPSPNRSKLSNVARKAALLSRFSDSYSQARLDAQCLLRRCIEKAETVQRIIYIATVEAFHVAKMAFRHFKIRVRKSLTPSYVGSNDFENAVSDYVICHLDLYDSQSSVNDVIRAMNVNPKISFPPVVDFCLLSDFIQEICCIAFAMQALEPPLDIAYGADGEVFNDCKYRRSYDSDFTAPLVLYHVWPALMENDCVIMKGEAVTRRGAFVRWPCIVTIHPKCLIHKFENIYKPRDSIKEIYKELIRFHTKERSEMILKRTDSFL
- the SPATA18 gene encoding mitochondria-eating protein isoform X5, whose product is MAENLKRLVSNEALRTLQEKLDCWLKEYNEDVMMVWKQSSHAFCRGWRLRLLLLPWENLLTARSPLCSLAETEKNLEETENRSAISLLAAEEEINQLKKQLKSLQAQEDARHRNTDQRSSENRQSEPQSSEERKFEQWNSLNRNADQWDTEAMSDYKKQLRNLKEEIAVLSAEKCALQGRSSRSRSPSPAPRSRSCSRSRSASPSTAVKVRSPSPNRSKLSNVARKAALLSRFSDSYSQARLDAQCLLRRCIEKAETVQRIIYIATVEAFHVAKMAFRHFKIRVRKSLTPSYVGSNDFENAVSDYVICHLDLYDSQSSVNDVIRAMNVNPKISFPPVVDFCLLSDFIQEICCIAFAMQALEPPLDIAYGADGEVFNDCKYRRSYDSDFTAPLVLYHVWPALMENDCVIMKGEAVTRRGAFWNSVRSLSRCRSRSLSPICPRSQIGLNMMSRSRSPSPIRCGLPRF
- the SPATA18 gene encoding mitochondria-eating protein isoform X3, which gives rise to MAENLKRLVSNEALRTLQEKLDCWLKEYNTNTCDQNLNHCLELIEQVAKVQGQLFGILTTAAQEGGRNDGVETIKSRLLPWLEASFTAASLGKSVDSKVPSLQDTFDRERRKDPSPRDRDVQQLDPNLNSTRSQLNQVQDDLAETEKNLEETENRSAISLLAAEEEINQLKKQLKSLQAQEDARHRNTDQRSSENRQSEPQSSEERKFEQWNSLNRNADQWDTEAMSDYKKQLRNLKEEIAVLSAEKCALQGRSSRSRSPSPAPRSRSCSRSRSASPSTAVKVRSPSPNRSKLSNVARKAALLSRFSDSYSQARLDAQCLLRRCIEKAETVQRIIYIATVEAFHVAKMAFRHFKIRVRKSLTPSYVGSNDFENAVSDYVICHLDLYDSQSSVNDVIRAMNVNPKISFPPVVDFCLLSDFIQEICCIAFAMQALEPPLDIAYGADGEVFNDCKYRRSYDSDFTAPLVLYHVWPALMENDCVIMKGEAVTRRGAFMSRSRSPSPIRCGLPRF